The nucleotide sequence GCCGGTGCGCGATGACCAGCGTTGTCCGTCCTTCGCCCAGTTCCTCCAGCGCCTCCTGAATGATGGCTTCGGTCTCCGTGTCGAGCGCGGACGTCGCCTCGTCGAGAATCAGGATCGGCGGATTTTTCAGGAACATGCGCGCGATCGCCAGACGCTGCCGCTGGCCGCCCGACAGCTTGAGTCCCCGCTCCCCGATGACCGTGTCCAGCCCATCCGGCAACGATTCGATCACCGACTCCAGATGCGCTTTGCGGGCGGCCTCCATAATCTCCTCGTCCGTGGCGTCCAAACGTCCGTAGGCGATATTCTCGCGGATCGTGCCGTTAAACAGGAAGACGTCCTGCTGCACGATTCCGATCTGCGCGCGGAGCGATCGCTGCGTCATCCGGCGGATGTCGATGCCGTCGATCGTGATCGATCCCGCATCGATCTCGTAGAACCTTGGAATCAGGTTGCACAAGGTTGATTTGCCGGCCCCCGACGGACCGACAAGCGCGACCGTTTCTCCTGCGGAGATCCGCAAGTGGATCCCGCGCAACACGTGCGAGTGATTCTCGTAACCGAATGTGACGCCGCGGAATTCGATATCACCGCGCAGCGGAGGCGCCTCGATCGCATTCGGCGCGTCCTTCACGTCCGGCTCCGTGTCCAGCAGCTCGCAGAACCGGCGGAACCCGGCCATTCCTTTCGGATAGCTCTCCATAAACGCGCTGATCTTGTCGATCGGCTTCAAGAAGATATTCACGTACAGCAGGAATCCGACCAGCGCCCCGTACGACAGTTCGCCCACATAGCTGAACCAGGCGCCGCAGACCAGGACGATCAGGGAGATTAATCTCGTCATCATGTACATGCCCGAGAAGCTGAAGGACATGGCCCGATACGACTGAAGCTTCGCCTTGCGGAAAGCGGCGTTCCGCCGGCTGAACCGTTCCATCTCGAATTTTTCGTTGGCGAACGACTTGACGACGCGAATACCGGCGATGCTGTCTTCGATACGCGCGTTGATGTCCGCAATCCGGGAAAACATTTGGCCGGCGGCGGCGCTGAGCTTTTTGTTGAAATACACGATAAGCGCGGACAAAACCGGGATGACGGTGAACGTAATCAGCGCCAGCTCCCAGTTGACCGTCCACATGATACCGAACGCCCCGGCAAACGTCATCAGCGCGATAAACAGGTCTTCCGGCCCGTGATGGGCCAATTCGCCGATATCGAACAGGTCGTTGGTGATTCGCGACATCAAATGCCCGGTTTTGGTGTTGTCGTAATACCGGAAAGACAGCTTTTGCAAATGATTGAACGCTTGCTGGCGCATGTCCGTCTCGATATTGATGCCGAGCATATGCCCCCAGTACGAGACGATAAAGTGAAGTCCCATACTGACGACGTACAGAAACAGCAGGCCGGCGGCGGCCCACACGATCATTTCCCAATCCCTCGTCGGAAGCAGTTCGTCGATCACCCATTTGACCGCGAGGGGAAAGGCCAGTTCCAACAGTGCGGCCAACACGGCGCAACCGAAGTCCAAGGCGAACAGCTTCGTGTGCGGC is from Paenibacillus thermoaerophilus and encodes:
- a CDS encoding ABC transporter ATP-binding protein; translated protein: MIRRFLGYYRPHTKLFALDFGCAVLAALLELAFPLAVKWVIDELLPTRDWEMIVWAAAGLLFLYVVSMGLHFIVSYWGHMLGINIETDMRQQAFNHLQKLSFRYYDNTKTGHLMSRITNDLFDIGELAHHGPEDLFIALMTFAGAFGIMWTVNWELALITFTVIPVLSALIVYFNKKLSAAAGQMFSRIADINARIEDSIAGIRVVKSFANEKFEMERFSRRNAAFRKAKLQSYRAMSFSFSGMYMMTRLISLIVLVCGAWFSYVGELSYGALVGFLLYVNIFLKPIDKISAFMESYPKGMAGFRRFCELLDTEPDVKDAPNAIEAPPLRGDIEFRGVTFGYENHSHVLRGIHLRISAGETVALVGPSGAGKSTLCNLIPRFYEIDAGSITIDGIDIRRMTQRSLRAQIGIVQQDVFLFNGTIRENIAYGRLDATDEEIMEAARKAHLESVIESLPDGLDTVIGERGLKLSGGQRQRLAIARMFLKNPPILILDEATSALDTETEAIIQEALEELGEGRTTLVIAHRLATIRHADRILVVTEDGITEQGRHEELLAAGGVYARLHQAQFA